In Paenibacillus sp. FSL M7-0420, a single genomic region encodes these proteins:
- a CDS encoding chemotaxis protein CheA codes for MNEFHNRVYLGVFLDEMDEQLRYLDEALLMLESKGYQNDLIQRIFRVAHTLKGSSAVMGFKQLNRLTHQMESVLELLRGRQLDVTSELLNILFDCVDFIKELRQSILSGALEEGDISELLRRLKELRKTAADSPAPAGERPAQGEAGAAPDIIFDDIRKEQIQAAIDQGSAAMAVHIQLAAEEPMKYVRAKLVEAKLRETGEVVATFPELESLERDTQFSGTIAYILLTQQSRQDMMACLQEISQIEIIHTDPITKANLDTFTEGKEAQKNNGYAAQTVRVDVERLEGLLNLVGELIIDNTRLHSVRSRLSEQFKNNSDVHLLNDIAGHLNMVISDLQEGMMKTRMLPMEHLFGRFPRMIRDLAQKSDKEIEFIIEGNETELDRSLIEEISDPLIHILRNAVDHGLESPEERAASGKPRKGTITLRASHQGNMIVITVSDDGRGIDTGKVKEAAVRKGFVTTDEVKRMTDKELVMLIFRSGISTARTVTDLSGRGVGMDIVKAHIEKLNGVIDIETVPNQGSVFTIKVPLTLAIIRSLLVKLGSSTFAIPLINVIEIFRMKAEDIVTIQGREVCQFRDQVLPLVRLHRMLQVEEEEHTADGRLFVVIVGFADKRVCLVVDQTIGNQEIVIKSLGSYIGNVSYIAGSTILGDGRVAHILDIGSIARETGSAHDTLLQENTVTAGNQDSQSGKYITFKLEKLDFGIPIRQMKEIVPVPEIHSLVSAPAHILGMINLRGLLFPVYDIRPKLEMGWGEQTAGSRILICEVSGQEVGIWVDQVSAVQLLAREHMDEAPDHILQNPEVLDAVYKDNRQFIHLLNLENILDLDACCTTGPGSHDRSLE; via the coding sequence ATGAACGAGTTTCATAATAGGGTATATTTGGGCGTTTTTCTGGATGAAATGGACGAGCAGCTGCGGTATTTGGATGAGGCCCTGCTCATGCTGGAGAGCAAAGGGTATCAGAATGACCTTATTCAGAGGATCTTCCGGGTCGCACATACGCTCAAGGGTTCATCCGCGGTCATGGGATTTAAGCAGCTTAACCGGCTGACGCATCAGATGGAAAGTGTGTTAGAGCTGCTCAGGGGCAGACAGCTGGATGTAACCTCCGAGTTATTGAACATTCTCTTTGACTGCGTAGATTTCATTAAGGAGCTTCGTCAATCCATTCTGAGCGGTGCACTGGAGGAGGGGGACATCTCAGAGCTATTGCGCCGGTTAAAAGAGTTGCGGAAGACAGCAGCCGATTCGCCCGCTCCTGCTGGAGAGAGGCCTGCGCAGGGAGAAGCGGGGGCTGCGCCGGATATTATCTTCGATGATATCCGTAAAGAGCAGATCCAGGCAGCTATAGATCAAGGCTCTGCGGCAATGGCGGTTCATATTCAGCTTGCTGCTGAGGAGCCGATGAAATATGTCCGCGCGAAGCTCGTAGAAGCCAAGCTGCGGGAAACGGGCGAGGTGGTTGCCACCTTCCCCGAGCTGGAATCCCTCGAGAGGGATACGCAGTTCTCCGGTACTATTGCATATATTCTGCTTACGCAGCAGTCCCGGCAGGATATGATGGCCTGTCTGCAGGAAATCTCACAGATTGAAATTATACATACAGATCCTATTACAAAAGCAAACCTCGACACCTTCACCGAAGGAAAAGAGGCTCAGAAAAATAACGGCTATGCGGCCCAGACTGTGCGTGTGGATGTGGAGCGGCTGGAGGGACTGCTGAATCTGGTAGGCGAGCTGATTATAGATAATACCAGGCTGCACAGTGTCCGTTCCAGATTAAGCGAGCAGTTCAAGAACAACAGTGATGTTCATCTGCTTAATGATATTGCAGGACATTTGAATATGGTCATCAGCGATCTTCAGGAGGGGATGATGAAGACCCGGATGCTGCCGATGGAGCATCTGTTCGGCCGCTTCCCCCGGATGATCCGGGATTTGGCGCAGAAGTCGGACAAGGAGATCGAGTTCATCATTGAGGGCAATGAGACCGAGCTGGACCGCAGCCTCATTGAGGAGATCAGCGATCCTCTGATCCATATTCTGCGCAACGCCGTGGACCATGGGCTGGAGTCGCCGGAAGAACGTGCAGCTTCGGGCAAGCCGCGGAAAGGGACCATTACGCTGCGGGCAAGTCATCAAGGGAACATGATTGTGATTACGGTATCCGATGACGGCAGGGGCATTGATACCGGCAAGGTTAAAGAAGCCGCTGTGCGTAAAGGCTTCGTCACTACTGATGAAGTGAAGCGTATGACGGACAAAGAGCTGGTGATGCTGATTTTCCGCTCTGGCATCTCAACAGCCCGTACGGTCACAGATTTATCCGGCCGCGGAGTGGGCATGGATATTGTCAAAGCACATATAGAGAAATTAAATGGCGTTATAGATATTGAGACGGTTCCTAATCAGGGGAGTGTATTCACGATCAAGGTCCCGTTGACCCTTGCCATAATCCGCTCCCTGCTGGTGAAGCTGGGGAGCAGCACCTTTGCCATTCCGCTAATTAATGTCATTGAAATATTTAGAATGAAGGCGGAGGATATTGTTACCATCCAGGGACGGGAGGTCTGCCAGTTCCGCGATCAGGTGCTTCCGCTTGTCCGTCTGCACCGTATGCTGCAAGTGGAGGAAGAGGAGCATACGGCAGACGGCCGGCTGTTCGTAGTCATTGTTGGATTCGCGGATAAACGGGTCTGTCTGGTAGTAGATCAGACGATCGGCAATCAGGAGATTGTCATCAAGTCACTGGGAAGTTACATAGGCAACGTTTCTTATATCGCAGGCTCAACCATACTTGGCGACGGCCGTGTGGCCCATATCCTGGATATAGGCTCGATTGCAAGGGAAACAGGCTCGGCCCACGATACACTGCTCCAAGAGAACACAGTTACGGCAGGGAATCAGGATAGTCAGAGCGGGAAATATATCACCTTCAAGCTGGAGAAGCTGGATTTCGGAATTCCGATCCGTCAAATGAAGGAGATTGTCCCCGTACCGGAGATTCATTCGCTGGTGTCCGCGCCGGCTCATATCCTGGGAATGATTAATCTGCGCGGACTGCTGTTCCCGGTCTATGACATACGGCCCAAGCTCGAAATGGGCTGGGGTGAACAGACGGCCGGCTCCCGGATTCTGATTTGCGAGGTGTCGGGACAGGAAGTAGGGATATGGGTGGATCAGGTGTCAGCGGTGCAACTGCTCGCAAGGGAGCACATGGATGAGGCGCCGGATCACATTCTCCAGAATCCAGAGGTGCTGGATGCCGTCTATAAAGACAACCGCCAGTTTATTCACTTGCTGAATTTGGAGAATATACTCGACCTGGACGCCTGCTGCACTACCGGTCCCGGATCACATGACCGATCCCTGGAGTGA
- a CDS encoding chemotaxis protein CheW yields the protein MLAARTEQYIIFRLVQEKLAIAIREIDEIIKMEPITAVPNSKSFIKGVINLRGKIIPVISLCRRFGLAESPPDARSRIVVVHYRQEAIGIMVDSVEKVASFHEVEPPLESHEVQGMQYMDGIGICAEELISILNIGRLLSDG from the coding sequence ATGCTGGCTGCACGAACGGAGCAGTACATCATCTTCCGGCTGGTACAGGAGAAGCTGGCCATCGCTATCCGGGAGATTGATGAGATTATCAAGATGGAGCCTATCACAGCCGTGCCTAACAGCAAGTCTTTTATTAAGGGCGTGATTAATTTACGCGGCAAAATTATACCGGTGATCAGTCTGTGCAGGCGGTTTGGCCTGGCAGAATCTCCACCGGATGCCCGGTCAAGGATCGTAGTGGTGCATTATCGGCAGGAGGCCATAGGGATTATGGTGGATTCCGTAGAGAAGGTGGCTTCCTTTCATGAGGTGGAACCTCCTCTGGAGTCCCATGAAGTGCAGGGAATGCAGTACATGGACGGGATCGGCATATGTGCTGAGGAGCTGATCAGCATTCTGAACATCGGGCGTCTGCTAAGTGACGGGTGA
- a CDS encoding TetR/AcrR family transcriptional regulator: MKKAQPQISEDRILEASWELLREGGIEKFSMRRLADRLGIQAPSLYWYFKSKQNLYQRLANHISRVILEEHRPEGDWKEQLTDFAVTVRSVLSRYSCSTQLMMMTLPHEPDIIRFNNRMLHCVESTPLEEAQKVQVVTTLVNFVFFFVLDDYEHERNVAMMAKEQQEPPGEELLRLMDSMSEKEVGLFQRMFKNGLFELLGTDGAFEFGLRLILLGTEQVIKEHEEQQKQK, from the coding sequence ATGAAAAAAGCACAACCTCAAATCTCGGAAGACCGGATTCTGGAAGCTTCGTGGGAGCTTCTCAGGGAGGGGGGGATCGAGAAATTCAGTATGCGGCGTCTGGCGGACCGGCTGGGGATTCAGGCTCCCTCGCTGTATTGGTATTTCAAGAGCAAACAGAATCTCTACCAGCGGCTGGCCAACCACATCTCCAGAGTCATCCTGGAGGAGCACCGCCCGGAGGGCGACTGGAAGGAGCAGCTGACAGACTTTGCGGTAACGGTACGGAGTGTGCTCAGCCGGTATTCCTGCTCTACGCAGCTTATGATGATGACGCTGCCCCACGAGCCGGACATTATCCGGTTCAACAACCGGATGCTGCACTGTGTGGAATCCACGCCGCTTGAGGAGGCGCAGAAGGTGCAGGTGGTCACTACACTTGTGAACTTCGTGTTCTTCTTCGTGCTGGATGATTATGAGCATGAGCGTAATGTCGCCATGATGGCTAAGGAACAGCAGGAGCCTCCGGGCGAGGAACTGCTCCGCCTGATGGACTCCATGAGCGAGAAGGAGGTTGGGTTGTTCCAGAGGATGTTCAAGAACGGACTGTTCGAGCTGCTTGGGACCGATGGGGCCTTTGAATTCGGCCTGAGGCTGATTCTGCTCGGGACGGAGCAGGTGATTAAGGAGCATGAAGAGCAGCAGAAGCAGAAGTAA
- a CDS encoding methyl-accepting chemotaxis protein, with product MKLNIRTKLLGGFLVIVALLIFISGLSIMKMAGMNSNSVQMQSYNFPALVNVAEIRTELYKLRGDLFKLILETDDSVKAEIQAVIKADQDKIADRMKVYGELALNADQRAALEIIKQSVDNYNQSVPKVNELLDKDQNTQAYGVLIDALPDLQKAQDTADLAVSNVIQGADDRIDSTVASYNSGRLMILVISSIAAIAAIVLGVVISQGIVGPVSKLLAAMVRMAGGDLREEVAIKNRDEFGRLAAAANEMITSLRKLIGGTVEAAQSVAASSEEISATTEEIASGSQSQAQAAQNINQLVQDLTRGIDEVAKNAEQASELSLLTRQGAEEGSTAVRESGLGMSNLSEKMELLEQDSQKIGEIIEVIDEIAEQTNLLALNAAIEAARAGEQGRGFAVVADEVRKLAERSSEATKQIALIIRVMQKNTVLSVQAVSDVSVLSERTERLIDDIVSRINDTAQQITGIAAACEEQAAQTNGVLLSIESIAAGSQESAAAAEETASSSQMLASLADELNSSVSVFRL from the coding sequence TTGAAACTAAACATCCGCACCAAATTGTTGGGAGGCTTTCTGGTTATTGTAGCGTTACTTATATTTATCAGCGGGCTATCGATTATGAAAATGGCGGGCATGAACAGTAACTCTGTACAGATGCAGAGCTACAACTTTCCCGCGCTCGTCAATGTTGCCGAGATTCGGACGGAGCTGTATAAGCTGCGCGGTGATTTGTTCAAGCTTATCCTCGAAACCGATGATTCGGTGAAGGCGGAGATTCAGGCAGTTATTAAAGCGGATCAGGACAAGATTGCTGACCGGATGAAGGTCTATGGAGAGCTCGCACTGAATGCGGATCAACGGGCTGCGTTAGAGATCATTAAGCAGAGCGTGGATAACTATAACCAATCTGTACCCAAAGTCAATGAACTGCTGGATAAAGATCAGAATACGCAGGCCTACGGCGTCTTAATCGATGCACTGCCTGATTTGCAGAAGGCTCAGGATACCGCCGATCTGGCCGTCAGTAATGTCATCCAAGGCGCAGATGACCGGATTGACTCCACGGTTGCCAGCTATAACTCCGGAAGATTGATGATCCTGGTCATCTCCAGCATTGCGGCAATTGCAGCCATTGTGCTTGGTGTCGTGATCTCGCAGGGCATCGTCGGTCCGGTATCCAAGCTGCTCGCTGCGATGGTCCGCATGGCAGGCGGTGACCTGAGGGAGGAGGTTGCGATCAAGAACCGGGATGAGTTTGGAAGGCTGGCCGCAGCAGCCAATGAGATGATTACCAGCCTGCGCAAGCTGATTGGCGGGACTGTCGAAGCGGCGCAAAGTGTCGCAGCCTCCTCTGAGGAAATATCGGCAACGACAGAAGAAATCGCCAGCGGCAGCCAATCCCAGGCTCAGGCGGCGCAAAATATCAATCAGCTGGTTCAGGATCTGACCCGGGGCATCGATGAGGTTGCGAAGAATGCCGAGCAGGCATCGGAGCTGTCCCTGCTGACGCGTCAGGGCGCTGAGGAGGGAAGCACTGCGGTCAGAGAATCCGGCCTCGGCATGAGCAATTTGTCGGAGAAGATGGAGCTGCTTGAGCAGGATTCCCAGAAGATCGGCGAGATTATCGAAGTGATTGATGAGATTGCCGAGCAGACCAATCTGCTGGCGCTCAATGCAGCGATTGAGGCCGCGCGTGCCGGCGAGCAGGGACGGGGCTTCGCCGTTGTCGCCGATGAGGTCCGCAAGCTGGCTGAACGGAGCAGTGAAGCTACCAAACAGATTGCCCTGATCATCCGGGTGATGCAGAAGAATACGGTTCTGAGTGTGCAGGCTGTTAGTGACGTATCGGTCCTGTCCGAGCGCACAGAGCGGCTGATCGACGATATCGTTAGCCGGATCAATGATACTGCCCAACAGATTACAGGCATCGCTGCGGCTTGTGAGGAACAGGCGGCGCAGACGAACGGGGTGCTGCTCTCGATTGAATCCATTGCGGCTGGAAGCCAGGAGTCTGCTGCCGCCGCCGAGGAGACGGCCTCCTCTTCGCAAATGCTCGCCTCCTTGGCGGATGAACTGAATAGCTCGGTGTCGGTGTTCAGATTGTAG
- a CDS encoding spermidine synthase, with protein MKVVTNPICRRSLIRLHAPSHTNHDSQDIEVYDTTELYGETGRFRVLQFSGEAVQGALDLDHPRRVIFEYPRAMIHLMEAGNPHFERVFLIGHGIGTIASYFAEKQFTVAEVNAKVVEYSRTRFGYTQDNILIGDGRSLLEAAPERGHDYILLDAFTAAGTPPHFTTLEFFRLTRAKLNGHGQLIMNLMGRSGNDRFISAIHTTLCEVYPYTRTFALPAEGNADLRNILMTASARPIPYQSRHMAGFSEITPGIGHVIRDR; from the coding sequence ATGAAGGTTGTAACGAATCCCATCTGCAGAAGGAGTCTGATCCGCTTGCACGCACCCTCCCATACTAACCACGACTCTCAGGACATCGAGGTCTACGATACAACCGAGCTTTATGGCGAGACCGGACGGTTCCGGGTGCTGCAATTCTCGGGGGAAGCTGTTCAGGGCGCACTGGATCTGGACCACCCGCGCCGGGTGATCTTCGAGTATCCCCGGGCCATGATCCATCTGATGGAGGCGGGCAATCCGCATTTCGAGCGTGTCTTCCTGATCGGACACGGGATTGGTACGATTGCCAGTTATTTCGCAGAGAAGCAGTTTACGGTGGCTGAGGTGAATGCGAAGGTGGTGGAATACAGCAGAACCCGCTTTGGCTATACGCAGGATAACATCCTGATCGGTGACGGCCGCAGCCTGCTGGAAGCCGCGCCGGAACGCGGCCATGACTACATCCTGCTTGATGCCTTCACCGCTGCCGGGACGCCGCCCCATTTCACCACGCTGGAGTTCTTCCGCTTAACCCGTGCCAAGCTGAACGGACACGGCCAGCTCATCATGAATCTGATGGGCCGCAGCGGCAATGACCGTTTCATCAGTGCCATCCATACCACACTCTGCGAAGTGTATCCATATACCAGAACTTTCGCCCTCCCGGCAGAAGGAAACGCCGATCTGCGCAATATCCTCATGACCGCCAGTGCCCGGCCGATCCCCTATCAGTCCCGCCACATGGCCGGCTTCAGCGAGATCACTCCAGGGATCGGTCATGTGATCCGGGACCGGTAG
- a CDS encoding LuxR C-terminal-related transcriptional regulator yields MKNKLRRNLQSLQDAYASLCGLTIIITDQADKRITEPSGLTEMASLLFGSPCATAEHAIANLLEKVRNVSKTIVYETRSGLKMLVTSIGLSKQRPYYILTGVWVDGCTKELITGRIHETVPSGEWEDWIQALDKVPVLDQEGVARIISQLDILADTVQALLEREQGGEYSAYDLQLMNLIYLLDPASPEWLQGILGIVVRILGVEFAGYAMNAADGDQFTVVETTGMPKDNSLQGASFFYGEGFLGQVGLSKQMGYWRNADRDLRISFFAAHGVRPKVLICYPIKYKDKLYGLLYAGDPVRPELTEEQADMGMLVAHQLAASMYHMESEALYERQKKRHDTYKEIVQGILVTQDKEDYLQLFIEFFQQQLGSPFMCLLLHTPDEAGLRIYSSSSAPNERYTVYAEDAEQIYFADGIPGFNLLNKPIRREWKSWQLVEHPMVFEQRLLGLFTVQFRDEGQRREYETIFHMTNVLLVTKLLVQQPGAVPSRADIMRLLRDTLLTQEPIAHSRAAEIQRLAQDLLEPLNHSAEEIEWIGHAAFLAPYPIGLLREYLGDIPAVCILRHMHYYLLAYNGEEDAGESSHLYLAKVLLMLTKYTEQGGRQWKETLPIPIAEPLMRSFEQLIAPSPVAAQEVGGVRFTTRERDILDGLLTGLNNKQIAERLFISTHTVKNHITKIYEKLGVHSRSQAISHMYQATGKTDFLRKQ; encoded by the coding sequence ATGAAGAACAAGCTCCGCCGAAATCTGCAGTCTTTGCAAGACGCATACGCATCATTATGCGGATTGACAATTATTATTACCGATCAAGCGGACAAACGAATAACAGAACCCTCCGGCTTAACCGAGATGGCATCTCTGTTGTTCGGTTCTCCTTGTGCAACCGCTGAACATGCAATTGCGAACCTGCTGGAAAAAGTCAGGAATGTATCGAAAACTATTGTCTATGAGACCCGCTCCGGGCTGAAAATGCTGGTTACCTCCATCGGGCTCAGTAAGCAAAGGCCCTATTATATTCTGACAGGCGTCTGGGTGGACGGTTGTACGAAAGAGCTGATTACCGGAAGGATTCATGAAACCGTTCCCTCCGGGGAATGGGAGGACTGGATTCAAGCTCTGGATAAGGTGCCGGTATTGGATCAGGAGGGCGTCGCCCGGATTATCAGCCAATTGGATATACTGGCTGATACCGTGCAGGCCCTGCTTGAACGGGAGCAGGGCGGAGAATATTCTGCGTATGACCTGCAGCTTATGAATCTGATTTATCTGCTGGACCCGGCAAGCCCGGAGTGGCTGCAAGGAATACTGGGCATTGTGGTGCGTATTCTTGGAGTAGAATTTGCGGGCTATGCCATGAATGCAGCAGACGGGGACCAATTCACAGTGGTGGAGACAACCGGTATGCCTAAGGATAACTCCCTGCAGGGGGCTTCTTTTTTTTACGGTGAGGGATTTCTGGGACAGGTGGGACTCTCCAAGCAAATGGGGTACTGGAGGAATGCTGACCGCGATCTCCGGATTTCTTTTTTTGCTGCCCATGGGGTTAGGCCTAAGGTGTTAATCTGCTATCCCATCAAATACAAGGACAAGCTGTATGGATTATTGTATGCCGGAGACCCGGTCCGCCCGGAGCTGACGGAGGAGCAGGCGGATATGGGCATGCTGGTGGCCCATCAGCTCGCTGCTTCTATGTATCATATGGAGAGCGAAGCGCTATATGAACGTCAAAAGAAGAGGCATGATACTTATAAAGAAATTGTCCAAGGGATTCTGGTTACTCAGGATAAGGAGGATTACCTGCAGCTGTTCATTGAGTTTTTTCAGCAGCAGCTAGGCAGTCCGTTCATGTGCTTGTTATTACATACGCCTGACGAAGCCGGACTGAGGATCTATTCTTCCTCTTCTGCTCCGAATGAGCGGTACACCGTCTACGCAGAAGATGCTGAACAGATCTATTTCGCTGACGGGATACCGGGGTTCAATCTGCTGAACAAGCCGATCCGGCGTGAATGGAAGAGCTGGCAGCTGGTAGAGCATCCTATGGTATTTGAACAAAGGCTGCTGGGGTTATTCACGGTCCAGTTCAGAGATGAGGGGCAGCGGCGGGAATATGAAACGATTTTTCATATGACCAATGTGCTGCTAGTGACCAAGCTGCTTGTGCAGCAGCCTGGCGCTGTGCCCTCCAGGGCGGACATTATGCGGCTGTTGCGGGATACGCTGCTGACGCAGGAGCCGATAGCGCATAGCAGAGCTGCGGAGATTCAAAGACTTGCACAGGACTTGCTGGAGCCACTAAATCACTCTGCTGAGGAGATTGAATGGATCGGCCATGCCGCATTCCTCGCTCCATATCCTATAGGGCTGCTCCGTGAATATTTGGGTGACATCCCCGCGGTATGCATTCTGCGTCATATGCATTATTACCTGTTGGCTTACAATGGAGAAGAGGATGCAGGAGAAAGTTCCCATCTGTACTTGGCGAAGGTCTTGCTTATGCTCACGAAGTATACGGAGCAAGGCGGCAGGCAATGGAAGGAAACACTTCCTATACCCATAGCCGAACCGCTGATGCGGTCCTTTGAACAACTGATAGCTCCTTCGCCGGTCGCAGCGCAGGAAGTGGGAGGCGTACGGTTTACTACCCGGGAAAGGGATATCCTGGATGGTCTGCTGACGGGCCTCAATAACAAGCAAATTGCGGAGAGGCTGTTTATCAGTACGCATACTGTCAAGAATCACATCACCAAAATATATGAAAAGCTCGGTGTACATAGCAGATCACAGGCCATCTCTCACATGTATCAAGCCACAGGCAAAACAGATTTTCTAAGAAAGCAATGA
- a CDS encoding MATE family efflux transporter has translation MDTENLYYFEKAPITKAVAHFAVPMMLGTSMNVIYSILNAYFLGTLHNTAMLTALALTLPLFAIIMALGNLVGIGSGTYISRLLGEHKYDEVKQVSSFAFYSSLLLGLLVMAVGLPLIGPILHSLGATPDSYEFTKDYVTIMLIGAPFVVLFFTLENMVRSEGAAIVSMIGMMLSVVVNILLDAFVIFVLHWGVIGVASATVVANMVASAYYAFHMGYKSQFLTVSFKWFKATKDILSNVFKIGVPVFIMSVFLGAMSLIFNLFLIEYGDSAVAAYGISSRLLQFPEFILMGLCEGVVPLIAFSFTADKLRMKHTIGFTVKAMAAMAAVFGIVVYLISDHLIGLFTRDPQMIEMGSYILHVTFLSLFISGLTTLFMGIFQATAQGTAAFVMSIIQGVTLIPVLYFANRMNGFHGVVWSLVIADAAAFLVGAAMLYALRHKLQPELESLVH, from the coding sequence ATGGATACCGAAAACCTTTATTATTTTGAAAAAGCACCCATCACCAAAGCCGTCGCCCATTTCGCCGTGCCCATGATGTTAGGCACCTCCATGAACGTCATCTATTCGATTCTGAATGCCTATTTCCTGGGCACTCTCCACAATACGGCCATGCTGACCGCACTCGCCCTGACCCTGCCGCTGTTCGCCATCATTATGGCGCTGGGCAATCTGGTGGGCATCGGCAGTGGCACCTACATCTCGCGGCTGCTTGGTGAGCACAAATATGATGAAGTCAAGCAAGTGTCTTCCTTCGCCTTTTACAGTAGTCTCTTGCTTGGCCTCCTTGTGATGGCGGTAGGTCTGCCGCTAATCGGCCCTATCCTTCACAGTCTGGGAGCAACGCCGGATTCCTATGAATTCACGAAGGATTATGTCACAATCATGCTGATTGGCGCACCGTTTGTCGTCTTGTTCTTTACACTGGAGAATATGGTCCGCTCCGAGGGTGCAGCCATCGTCTCCATGATCGGTATGATGCTCAGCGTGGTGGTTAATATCCTGCTCGATGCATTTGTCATCTTCGTGCTCCACTGGGGTGTAATTGGCGTAGCGTCGGCAACGGTTGTTGCCAACATGGTTGCGAGTGCCTACTATGCCTTCCACATGGGCTACAAAAGCCAATTCCTGACGGTCTCCTTCAAATGGTTCAAGGCCACCAAGGATATCTTAAGCAATGTATTCAAAATCGGCGTTCCGGTCTTCATCATGAGTGTCTTTCTGGGAGCCATGTCGCTGATCTTCAATCTCTTCCTGATCGAATATGGGGATTCGGCTGTGGCCGCTTACGGGATATCCTCAAGATTACTGCAGTTCCCCGAGTTTATTCTGATGGGATTATGCGAGGGAGTGGTGCCGCTCATTGCCTTCTCATTTACAGCGGATAAGCTGCGCATGAAGCATACGATCGGATTCACAGTAAAAGCGATGGCCGCCATGGCTGCCGTATTCGGTATCGTCGTCTATCTGATCTCCGACCATCTGATCGGTCTGTTCACACGGGACCCGCAAATGATTGAAATGGGCAGCTATATTCTGCATGTCACCTTCTTGTCCTTATTCATTTCAGGGCTGACCACCTTGTTCATGGGGATCTTCCAGGCCACCGCGCAGGGAACGGCCGCGTTCGTAATGTCGATTATTCAAGGGGTCACACTGATTCCTGTACTCTACTTCGCCAACCGGATGAACGGCTTCCATGGCGTGGTATGGTCGCTGGTCATTGCCGATGCCGCTGCCTTCCTGGTCGGTGCCGCCATGCTGTACGCCCTGCGGCACAAGCTGCAGCCTGAACTGGAGAGTCTGGTGCATTAA